A section of the Phaseolus vulgaris cultivar G19833 chromosome 8, P. vulgaris v2.0, whole genome shotgun sequence genome encodes:
- the LOC137825559 gene encoding protein GRAVITROPIC IN THE LIGHT 1: MPEMDGSSAKPPQISEMFQKFALAFKTKTFEFFSDENVSPLDDIDGFSLLDSTEEIIPDQKVVVIKPDPDPSHNFDPPPHSPPPQSPPPQSPPPQSPPESRNPPPQIPPPAIESPEPEKAPPLTEAQIKETAHALTSSVFAAVSAFEASYFQLQSAHVPFVEEHVMSADKVLVSHLQRLSELKKFYLAPEHRGFPFGSCLEAEVEENQSKLRTLGTVSNRLQWELEQKHDEVVALRVKLDEIHRGNVTLSKKLCTSALSPSSDVLLTVKVFDLLLHDASRATHRFTKILIGLMRKAGWDLGLAANAVHPNVDYSKKGHNQYALLSYVCLGMFHGFDSLNFGMEETVSNEQVCSDVDKRDSCLKHLLEHVSSNPMDLLGIHPGCEFSRFCEHKYEKLIHPSMESSIFVNLEEKEAVLNSWRSLSMFYEAFVGMASAIWTLHKLSYTFEPAVEIFQVERGVEFSMIYMEDVTKRLTWPNKGRAKVGFTVLPGFKIGRVVIQSQVYIGSFRCTEKS; the protein is encoded by the coding sequence ATGCCTGAAATGGATGGTTCCTCCGCCAAACCCCCCCAAATCTCAGAAATGTTCCAGAAATTCGCCCTCGCTTTCAAGACCAAAACCTTCGAATTCTTCTCCGACGAAAACGTTTCTCCCCTTGACGACATCGACGGTTTCTCTCTCCTCGACTCCACCGAAGAGATCATTCCCGACCAAAAAGTCGTCGTCATCAAACCCGACCCCGATCCCTCCCACAATTTCGATCCGCCTCCGCACTCTCCGCCTCCGCAATCCCCGCCACCGCAATCCCCGCCTCCGCAATCCCCGCCAGAATCTCGAAATCCGCCGCCGCAGATCCCTCCTCCGGCCATCGAGTCTCCCGAGCCCGAAAAGGCGCCGCCGTTAACCGAAGCTCAGATCAAAGAAACGGCACACGCCCTGACCTCTTCGGTCTTTGCTGCCGTCTCCGCCTTCGAAGCTTCCTACTTCCAGCTCCAGAGCGCGCACGTGCCGTTCGTGGAGGAGCACGTGATGAGTGCGGACAAGGTGTTGGTTTCGCATCTGCAGAGGCTCTCGGAACTGAAGAAATTTTACCTCGCTCCCGAACATCGTGGTTTTCCATTCGGTTCGTGTTTGGAAGCCGAAGTGGAGGAGAATCAGAGCAAATTGAGAACCCTCGGCACCGTCTCGAACCGCTTGCAATGGGAGCTGGAGCAGAAGCATGACGAGGTGGTAGCCCTGAGAGTCAAACTCGACGAGATTCACAGGGGTAACGTGACTTTGTCTAAGAAGCTTTGTACTAGCGCTTTGAGCCCCTCTTCTGATGTCTTGTTAACTGTTAAGGTGTTCGATTTATTGTTGCACGATGCTTCTAGAGCGACACATAGGTTTACCAAGATTTTAATCGGTTTGATGAGGAAAGCAGGGTGGGATTTGGGCTTAGCGGCCAACGCGGTTCATCCCAATGTTGATTATTCCAAGAAAGGTCACAACCAGTACGCGCTTCTGTCCTACGTTTGTTTAGGGATGTTTCATGGTTTTGACTCCTTAAATTTTGGAATGGAAGAAACAGTGTCCAACGAACAAGTTTGTTCGGATGTGGACAAAAGAGATAGTTGTTTGAAGCATCTGCTTGAGCATGTGTCTAGCAATCCCATGGATTTGTTGGGTATTCACCCTGGTTGTGAGTTTTCGCGGTTTTGCGAACACAAGTATGAGAAGCTCATTCATCCATCGATGGAGTCGTCCATTTTTGTCAATTTGGAGGAGAAGGAGGCTGTGTTGAACTCGTGGCGGTCCTTGAGTATGTTTTATGAGGCGTTTGTTGGAATGGCGAGTGCCATTTGGACACTGCATAAGTTGTCCTACACGTTTGAACCCGCAGTTGAGATTTTTCAAGTGGAAAGAGGTGTGGAGTTTTCTATGATATACATGGAAGATGTGACAAAGAGGTTGACCTGGCCAAACAAGGGGAGGGCCAAGGTGGGATTCACTGTGCTTCCTGGTTTTAAAATTGGCAGGGTAGTTATTCAATCGCAGGTTTATATAGGTAGTTTCAGATGTACAGAGAAGTCTTGA